One genomic segment of Desulfobacterales bacterium includes these proteins:
- a CDS encoding porin family protein, which produces MGKKIILTLSILTFLIPSVYARDVDDSAFYLGTGCSFAYEMFDYSEDYNADYGNTFGFYLKTGYRFNRYISFQIDFDYFRNFLDSKYSDCYYCSNYDPASRDFDILTLTGGLKLSVKLTNSLRPYVFAGAGIIKGKTDFESFAAAEISSQTVTDSGKCVKAAAGIDYFLSDNVSLGFEGGYTKAFGDLDEIKFAFGNINVAFYF; this is translated from the coding sequence GTGGGAAAAAAAATAATTTTAACTTTATCCATCTTAACGTTTCTAATCCCTTCAGTTTATGCAAGGGATGTGGACGATAGCGCTTTTTATCTTGGAACCGGCTGCTCATTTGCTTATGAAATGTTTGATTACAGTGAAGACTACAATGCAGACTACGGAAATACTTTTGGTTTCTACCTAAAAACAGGCTATCGTTTTAATCGCTATATCAGCTTTCAGATTGATTTTGACTATTTTAGAAATTTTTTAGATTCAAAGTACTCAGATTGTTATTATTGCAGCAATTATGATCCAGCTTCAAGGGATTTTGACATTTTAACCTTAACGGGAGGTTTAAAATTATCAGTAAAACTTACTAATTCTTTAAGACCGTATGTGTTTGCTGGAGCTGGAATAATTAAAGGAAAAACTGATTTTGAATCCTTCGCTGCAGCAGAAATTTCAAGTCAAACTGTAACTGATTCTGGAAAATGCGTAAAAGCCGCTGCTGGTATTGATTACTTCCTTTCAGATAATGTTTCTCTTGGATTTGAAGGTGGTTATACAAAGGCATTTGGAGACCTTGATGAAATAAAATTCGCGTTTGGTAATATAAATGTCGCATTTTATTTTTAG
- a CDS encoding TolC family protein, whose translation MLFYKKMLLLAFILFFYTCAWSMESIEKEFENYKLTGVPLSLMDAVRLTLENDSNIDIQKEDSNYKQGTLQIASSEFDLKLSIDASGSFVQEELSPKEYKEQLAINERLRGIANGAHKVVQDIEKQLSVLNAGDIPVLNDSEEIPTINMGNSKAWGEIFNTIIAREEDQAKREELIKLRDEAIAQGKKDIAYAIEAQKKIEKEANEALAEEGRVPRSKEYTNTSLKLSLTQTLRNGVEISPQISLKESVADFRGKEQKEAQRPIYSSEMGFQIKIPLAKGWGKESKAARETTASLEYEASILSLEHSISISIYSTIQAYWQLVSAQKRLAYLIDSSKIQSRVLIIGKALIDSDEIPSFELSRLLGNSKNADASIINAESVLHQARINLAKTTGISIDNENYLPIAIDNFPKAPKKQIIDSLSAINYYNNALSSRPDYKASLLIKDSAKVILVAARSDLKSRADLTFTTGYMGQEQHSNVVKGMKGGFFEDLTGPSFKLALDQSYPISNNEALGNLKKMLSIWNQSSIQTRELKKSIKSNINLVVHSLKDISQQLEQRFEAANSIDATMNSELERYSLGASKLTDIILTEEELTSSRFSFIDIQENYAQYLIKFRFETASLIQFKEGGYFINEENFFKIP comes from the coding sequence ATGCTTTTTTATAAGAAAATGTTGCTATTAGCATTTATTCTTTTTTTCTATACATGTGCATGGTCAATGGAAAGCATAGAAAAAGAATTTGAAAACTACAAACTAACCGGAGTGCCTTTGTCTTTGATGGATGCTGTTCGCCTTACATTAGAAAATGATTCCAACATTGACATCCAAAAAGAAGACTCAAATTATAAACAAGGAACTCTTCAAATTGCATCAAGCGAGTTTGACTTAAAGCTATCAATAGACGCTTCTGGAAGTTTTGTTCAAGAAGAATTATCTCCTAAAGAATATAAAGAACAACTGGCTATAAATGAACGGCTAAGAGGTATTGCAAATGGTGCACATAAAGTTGTTCAGGACATTGAAAAACAGCTAAGCGTATTAAATGCTGGCGATATACCCGTTTTAAACGATAGTGAAGAAATTCCTACAATTAATATGGGTAACAGTAAAGCTTGGGGAGAAATATTTAATACAATTATTGCAAGAGAAGAAGACCAAGCCAAGCGAGAAGAGCTAATAAAGCTCAGGGACGAAGCTATAGCTCAAGGGAAAAAAGACATTGCGTATGCAATTGAAGCTCAAAAAAAGATAGAAAAAGAAGCAAACGAAGCATTAGCTGAAGAAGGTCGAGTTCCAAGATCAAAAGAATATACTAATACTTCTCTTAAACTTTCTTTAACCCAAACTTTACGAAACGGAGTTGAAATTTCGCCCCAAATAAGTTTAAAAGAAAGTGTAGCTGATTTTAGAGGCAAAGAACAAAAGGAAGCCCAAAGACCTATATATAGCTCTGAAATGGGATTTCAAATAAAAATTCCACTCGCTAAAGGATGGGGAAAAGAAAGCAAAGCTGCAAGGGAAACTACAGCTTCATTAGAGTATGAAGCCAGTATTTTAAGCCTTGAACATTCAATCTCCATAAGTATTTATTCTACAATTCAAGCTTATTGGCAACTTGTTTCCGCTCAAAAACGACTTGCTTATTTAATTGATTCATCAAAAATTCAATCCAGAGTATTAATTATAGGAAAAGCCCTTATTGATTCTGACGAAATTCCTTCTTTTGAACTTTCAAGGCTATTAGGTAACAGTAAAAATGCTGATGCGTCAATAATAAACGCCGAAAGTGTTCTTCATCAAGCTCGAATAAACCTTGCAAAAACTACAGGAATTTCAATAGATAATGAAAATTATCTTCCGATAGCTATAGATAATTTTCCCAAAGCTCCTAAAAAACAAATTATCGATTCATTATCCGCTATAAATTATTACAACAATGCGCTATCAAGCAGACCTGATTATAAAGCATCATTACTAATAAAAGATTCCGCTAAAGTCATACTTGTCGCAGCTCGCTCAGACTTAAAAAGCAGAGCTGATCTTACTTTTACGACAGGTTACATGGGTCAAGAACAGCATTCGAATGTTGTTAAAGGAATGAAAGGCGGTTTTTTTGAAGACCTTACAGGACCAAGCTTTAAACTTGCTTTAGATCAAAGTTATCCTATCTCCAATAATGAAGCTTTAGGCAATTTAAAAAAAATGCTTTCTATATGGAACCAATCATCAATTCAGACAAGAGAACTTAAAAAGAGTATAAAATCTAATATAAACCTTGTTGTCCATTCGTTAAAAGATATATCTCAACAACTTGAACAAAGATTTGAAGCCGCTAACTCCATAGACGCAACAATGAATTCAGAACTTGAAAGATACAGCCTTGGAGCATCAAAGCTTACAGACATAATTCTTACA